A window of Paenibacillus polygoni contains these coding sequences:
- a CDS encoding carbohydrate ABC transporter permease, with the protein MYYKTKGYRIFSIANYTFLGILSLLCILPIIHILAVSFSSMAPASSNMVTFWPIGFTTDAYVKTFGNSNFINSLWVSVNRTVLATIIGIVIMLITAFPLSKEDTSFKGRSWYTWFFVFTILFSGGLIPSYILVQKLGLMNTIWALILPGALSVWNVILMMNFFRGLPKELEEAAYLDGAGHIKTLFLVYVPLSLPAIATLSLFTMVAQWNSWFDGMIYMSDIKDYPLASLLQTIIVQQDLSKINVDPSMLENISQRTVRAAQIFIGALPILLVYPFLQRFFVKGIVIGAVKG; encoded by the coding sequence TTGTATTACAAAACAAAAGGATATCGAATATTCAGCATAGCTAACTACACGTTCCTTGGTATTTTATCGTTGCTCTGCATTCTGCCAATCATTCACATATTAGCCGTTTCATTCAGCAGTATGGCGCCGGCTTCCTCCAATATGGTCACATTCTGGCCGATTGGTTTTACAACGGACGCCTATGTGAAAACATTCGGAAATTCAAACTTTATCAATTCTCTTTGGGTATCTGTTAATCGAACTGTATTAGCAACTATCATTGGTATCGTCATCATGCTGATTACAGCATTTCCTTTGTCGAAGGAAGATACGAGTTTCAAAGGACGCTCATGGTACACTTGGTTTTTTGTATTCACCATTCTATTCAGCGGCGGACTTATTCCAAGCTATATTCTTGTACAAAAGCTTGGTTTGATGAATACAATCTGGGCACTTATTTTGCCAGGAGCCTTGTCCGTGTGGAATGTTATCCTCATGATGAACTTTTTCCGCGGATTACCAAAAGAACTGGAGGAAGCCGCTTATTTGGATGGAGCAGGACATATCAAAACACTCTTTTTAGTATATGTTCCACTGTCTCTTCCAGCGATCGCTACTCTTTCGTTGTTCACAATGGTAGCTCAGTGGAATTCTTGGTTCGACGGCATGATCTATATGTCTGACATTAAAGATTATCCACTTGCATCCTTGCTGCAAACCATCATTGTTCAGCAAGATCTCAGTAAAATCAATGTAGACCCATCAATGCTGGAGAATATCTCCCAGCGTACTGTACGTGCAGCACAAATCTTTATCGGTGCGCTGCCGATCTTGCTTGTATATCCGTTTTTGCAACGCTTTTTTGTGAAAGGAATCGTCATTGGAGCGGTTAAAGGCTAA
- a CDS encoding sensor histidine kinase has translation MLNRLNVFTKIALLVVILLILVLFLYTYSNRESVRVIEYEIQNNTKNQLSTFADSVESNIYQLSLYGMSIGQDSSIQEYQRPDYKDIPYERAKAGIAILEKMNLYNAASKWHSTITLYFPRMKKVISTDDDAYIPYEENQFTEPLSQYWTYDDNHFVWHTTVPTTAISNPSKAKLITKISFPIHHLKLLLDQNKLNNKGDPFMFHPDFGLISNSTEKSTMKSVLPSLQSAKLEAKGGFRTTLDGTEYYVSYIQSKSLGWYYVDYVPMQQILKPITISRNLFYASIAVLIVMSILVLYTLFRSVQVPLLQLVKGTNRLSAGDFSVRLNHTAHNEFSLLFARFNIMAQRIQELIENVYEEKLRRREATLKQLQSQINPHFLYNCLFYIKNMARMKNEKAVVAMALNLGEYYRYITRSENDMATIREELAMVKNYLEIQSLRLERMHFTIDVSHAILDKTVPRLTLQPIIENAVIHGLEPRAENGEIRIYGDCKDDVYMLTVEDSGLGMSDKQLEQMKYDLLKPLDENMGCGTWNVHQRLSFLYGEGAGLTYNHSSLGGVKVDIIWHDNTNK, from the coding sequence TTGCTGAACCGTTTAAATGTTTTTACTAAAATTGCGTTGTTAGTTGTCATTCTGCTTATTCTAGTATTGTTTTTATATACCTATTCGAATAGAGAAAGTGTAAGAGTCATAGAATATGAGATTCAGAACAACACTAAGAATCAGCTGTCAACTTTTGCAGATTCTGTAGAGTCCAACATTTATCAGTTGTCCCTTTACGGAATGTCGATTGGACAAGATTCCAGTATTCAGGAGTATCAACGTCCAGACTACAAAGACATTCCTTATGAGCGTGCCAAAGCGGGCATTGCAATTCTAGAGAAGATGAACCTGTATAATGCAGCAAGCAAATGGCATTCAACCATTACCTTGTACTTTCCACGTATGAAAAAAGTGATATCAACCGACGATGACGCTTACATACCTTATGAAGAGAATCAATTCACAGAACCACTCTCACAGTACTGGACCTATGATGACAATCATTTTGTCTGGCATACTACGGTACCGACGACAGCAATAAGCAATCCTAGTAAGGCCAAATTGATTACTAAAATTAGTTTTCCGATTCATCATCTTAAATTGCTGCTTGATCAAAATAAGTTAAATAACAAAGGCGACCCTTTTATGTTTCATCCTGACTTCGGCTTAATTAGCAACAGTACTGAAAAAAGCACCATGAAATCCGTCCTGCCTTCACTGCAAAGTGCAAAACTCGAAGCTAAGGGCGGGTTCAGAACTACACTGGATGGTACGGAATACTACGTATCCTATATTCAGTCCAAGAGTCTCGGCTGGTACTATGTGGACTATGTGCCTATGCAGCAAATCTTAAAGCCGATTACGATCAGCCGGAATCTGTTCTATGCCTCTATCGCTGTCTTAATCGTGATGAGTATCCTGGTTCTGTATACGCTATTCCGCAGTGTTCAGGTCCCTCTCCTTCAACTGGTGAAAGGAACAAACCGCTTGTCCGCCGGTGACTTTTCCGTGCGACTGAATCACACCGCACATAACGAGTTCAGTCTATTATTTGCCAGGTTTAACATCATGGCGCAGCGCATTCAGGAACTAATCGAAAATGTGTACGAGGAGAAACTGAGAAGACGCGAAGCGACTCTGAAACAGCTGCAATCCCAGATCAATCCACATTTCCTCTATAACTGTTTGTTCTATATCAAAAATATGGCGAGGATGAAAAATGAGAAGGCCGTGGTAGCCATGGCTCTAAATCTGGGAGAATACTACCGGTACATAACAAGATCAGAAAATGACATGGCAACCATACGAGAAGAATTAGCCATGGTGAAAAATTATCTTGAGATTCAGTCACTTAGACTTGAACGCATGCATTTTACAATCGACGTTTCCCATGCTATTTTAGATAAAACGGTACCCAGGTTGACCCTTCAGCCTATTATTGAGAACGCTGTCATTCATGGACTCGAGCCGAGAGCAGAGAATGGGGAAATCAGAATATACGGGGACTGCAAAGATGATGTATACATGCTTACCGTGGAAGACAGCGGACTTGGCATGTCAGACAAACAACTTGAGCAAATGAAATATGATCTTCTTAAACCGCTGGATGAAAATATGGGCTGCGGCACATGGAATGTTCATCAGCGTTTATCTTTTCTTTACGGTGAAGGAGCAGGTCTAACCTATAATCATTCTTCACTAGGCGGGGTTAAAGTTGATATCATATGGCACGACAATACTAACAAGTAG
- a CDS encoding ABC transporter permease, whose translation MMLIPAVLLALVFQYIPMGGIVIAFQDYKPYLGFSGSEWVGWDNFRYLFLYPDVGQVIWNTLFIALFKIVAGLIAPLLFAILLNEVRLVGFKRVSQTLVYLPHFLSWVILGGILLDILSPQGGIVNQLIVALGGEPIFFLGDGTWFRVTLIVSDVWKEFGFGTIVFLASLAGINPALYEAAEVDGANRFKQTLHITVPALIPITIVLLTLSIGNILNAGFDQVFNLYNPLVYDKGDIIDTFVYRLGILNGKMSFATAVGLFKSVVATILIVISYRLAYKLANYRVF comes from the coding sequence ATGATGCTCATTCCAGCCGTATTACTCGCGCTGGTGTTTCAGTACATACCAATGGGCGGTATTGTAATCGCTTTTCAAGATTACAAACCATACCTTGGATTCTCAGGATCTGAATGGGTAGGTTGGGACAACTTCAGATATCTGTTTTTATATCCTGATGTTGGACAAGTCATCTGGAATACACTCTTTATTGCACTTTTCAAAATCGTGGCAGGGCTGATCGCTCCTTTGTTGTTTGCCATTTTACTAAATGAAGTACGACTAGTAGGCTTTAAAAGAGTGAGCCAAACTCTGGTTTATCTGCCGCATTTTCTCTCCTGGGTTATCCTCGGCGGGATTTTGCTTGATATCTTGTCTCCGCAAGGAGGAATTGTGAACCAGCTAATCGTAGCACTTGGAGGGGAACCGATCTTTTTCCTTGGAGATGGTACGTGGTTCCGGGTAACGCTGATCGTCAGTGATGTCTGGAAAGAATTTGGTTTTGGAACGATCGTCTTTCTTGCCTCTCTAGCAGGGATTAACCCCGCACTTTATGAAGCAGCTGAAGTGGACGGAGCTAACCGGTTTAAGCAGACGCTGCACATTACCGTTCCAGCACTAATACCAATCACAATTGTGCTTTTAACGCTTTCCATCGGTAACATTCTAAATGCCGGATTTGACCAAGTATTCAACCTGTACAATCCGCTTGTGTATGACAAAGGAGATATTATAGATACCTTTGTTTATCGACTGGGGATCTTGAACGGGAAGATGAGTTTTGCGACCGCGGTAGGATTATTCAAATCTGTGGTAGCTACCATTTTGATCGTTATATCTTACAGATTAGCTTATAAACTAGCCAATTATAGAGTTTTTTAG